The genomic DNA AGCGGATCAGCCTGGACTCACGCGTGAAGTCACCGAGAACTCCACCACCTACAGCGTGGACGGTAAACAGGCCTACATGCTTCTCACCCTGCAAGAGCGCGTCAATGGCAAGGAATTCGGAGAGCCGAAAACCAAGCTTCTGACAATCCGATTCCTCCTTTCTACCGATAAGCAAGCGATCGATGAGCAGCGTTCCAACCCGCTTGGCGTCAAGATCGAGTGGTGGACCCTCACGGACTACTTCGGCCCCACGAGCGTTCGAATTCAGGGAGCACAGTAATGCGTCAGGCCATTTCCCTACTTGCAGCGGTAATCGCCGTGCTCTGCGTGGGCGTCCCGGCGCACGCGCAGGAGAGCGACGTCCGAGCAGAGGTCGCGCAGGCGCAGAAGCGTGCCGGAACGGGCCCGAACGCTGCAGTTCCGATGCCGTTGGATGCGCGGTTGGTCACTTTCAACTTCGATCGCGACTATGACTACCCCGTCTTAATGCGGCCTTTCACGATGGTTCATCTGGAATTCGCCGCCGGCGAGATCCTCAAGGGCTATTACGCGTCGGATACCAGCGCCAGCCGTTGGACGTTCAAGCCGGCCCGAACGAAGCGCGATCTTTTTGTCATGTCGAAGGGCGACAACCTGCTCAACACCGCGACGATCATTACGAACCTCCGCACCTATCAAGTCACCTTCGTCTCAGCATCCAAAGGCTCGTATTACAAGCGCGTCAACTGGGCTGCGGACCCCGATCAGGATTCCGCAGTAGCCGGCCTGGACACCTTCGGAGGCAATGGTCCGATGCCCGCCAGCCCGAACGGTCCAATGGGCAGCGCAGAATGGGACGCTCCGGCCCCAGCCGTCCGCTCTGGCTCATCGTCGCGTGCCCACCAGGGTGGGCGCCCGGCCGACATCGTCGACATTTCGAAGGCGAACTTTGATTACCGGGTGGAAGGTAGCGCGCCGTTCAAGCCCGCCATGGTTTTCGATGATGGGAAGTTCACCTGGATACAGCTCCCAGCCGACGTACAGGAGATTCCCGCCATCTTCGCGCTGGGAGCGGACGGAACGGCAGAGCTAGTCAACTTTACGGTTCGCCGCAATTACTTTGTGGTCCAGCGACTTTTCCCCGATGGGGCACTGCTGAAGCTTCGAAAAGATGAGGTCCGCATCTTTAACCGGCGCGGCAAAGCGTGCGGGCTCTTCGGCTGCGGCGTGTCTGGTGTCAAGAATCTCAACAGCGCGACATACCCATGAGTGCCGCTCCCTCCCCTTCCAGCAGTCCTTCGCCCCAACGCCGTACTGCGGTGTCGCGAGGACTGATCAAGATCGTCCTAATCACGTTCATCGCCGTCGTTCTCGGCTTCGTTCTCGTGCGACGGCTCGCTGGAATAGCGCCGGAATCCGCCGCCGACGCCCGCGCTAGGAAGGAAGAGCAGGAGCGCGCCGCCAAGGAAGCAGGAAATCCATTCGCAGTGCAGCGGCTGATTGCCGACCAGCTACGCGACCGTCTCAGTCGGAACGAAGAGGCCGCGCCCAAGCCGTCTAATGCGCCGCAGATCGCTGATCAAGCTCCGACTACGGAGCCAACTCGCACCGAGGCCGATGCCAGGCGGATAGAGGACCACCGCAACACAGTGACAATCGCGCAACAGGAGGATCTCTCCGCAGTGGAGATCGGTTTCTGGGAATCGCAGGACGCCGACGAACCTCAAACCACGATCGGGCGATCATCGCATCGCGACCCAGCCGGCGCGGAAGCAGCACTTCGTGACGTGTCTACCGTCGCTACAGCAGCCGGCATCGACACCTCCGGCTTTTCCGCCGGGGGTATACCTGGTGCGCAGCCGGCCGGTGGCCCCGCCAACACGGTTGGCCAGGTCGTTGGACCGCAGGCCAGTGCCGGCCGACAGGCCGGCACTCCTGGCAACATAAAGCCGCCGTTGTTCGCCTCCGCAGCGCCATCCCCATACTACATCCGCGAAGGTTGGATCATCCCTGCTGTGATCCAGCAGTCCCTGAATACAGATGCCCCGGGCACGTTCCGCGCCATGGTGACGTCGGACGTCTACGACAGCCTACGTGGCGAGCACCTCCTCATAGAGAGAGGCACCGCGCTCACTGGCGAGGTGAGCACGGACATCGCTGAAGGCCAAAGCCGCATCCTCATGTCTGTCAACCGGATGGACTTCCCGAGCGGCGGCCGGGTGGCTCTAGGCGGCTGGGACATTTCCGATCGGACGGGCGCCGCAGGCATTGCTGCACAGGTTGACGACCACTTCTGGCAGCGCTTTGGAAGCGCCTTCGGCGTAGCTGCAGTGGCGGCGCTGGCAGGCCATTACGACAAGAGCCAGAACGTCACCATAAACGTGGGAAGTGGCGGCTCGAACAGCGGCAACGCCACTTCGACGCTGACAGGCACCGCGGGTCAAGCACTAAGCGACACCGTCCGTCAGATTCTCCAACGGAATCAGTCGATCAAGAGGACCCTCACGCTCGAACCTGCGGACAAGATAAACATCGTCGTCGCGCGAGATCTCGTGCTTGACCCCAACATAGTCAGGAGCTACTGAATGCAGAATCGCCTCACCCATCTAATAGTCATTGCATGGGCTGCGCTGATGCCGCCCATCGCCACCGCCGCCCAGCCCGAGTTCTCGGCCCCCGTGCCGGCCGTGTATGAATTCAACTGGAAGCAGGCCGGCGACAGCGGTATCTCTCCTGTGCAGATTTTTGACAACGGCAAGAGGGTGTATCTGCAGTTCGCACCCGGAACCGAGATCCCGGCCATTTTCGCCGACGCACCTGGCGGGCGAATTCTGCTCGCTTGGGAGGCGCAGTCTCCATACATTGTCGTGCCTCATATGGAAGCCCGCCTCGCTTTCAGACTCGGTAAGCGAGAAGCGGTAGCGTGGCGCGCTGGGATTCCGCCTGAAGGCAGCTACACGGGACTGGCCACGCCGGCTCGACAGACGGGCAGCGCCGCGGTCCCTGCCACGAGAGAGCAGTTGGCATTTCGTCGCACTGCCGCTGACGCCGCTGCCGGGCCTGACCCGTCGTACAAGCCAATCGTTGCACCCGCCCCTGCGTTGCAGGCGACCGCACAGCCCCTCGTCGCCTCGATGCCAGACGGCTCCAGTCTGGCCGCGTTCATGGGAGTCGCCTTAGGCGGACCCATCGCGGAGCCAAAAACGGGAGACAGCCGCTCCGGAGCTGACGTCATTGCGCCAGGTGGCGCCACTCTCGCACCCGTCACGACCGTCGATGTCACCGCGGCCACAAGCACCGCTCCGCCCGTTCCGCCGCCACCCCCCGTCCAGGAGTGGCACGCCGAGACGGGTAAGACCGTTCAACAGACGCTCGACGGCTGGGCCCAAGCGGCAGGGTGGCAGCCCGTCAAGTGGCACCCCGATTTCGACTACATCATCGAAGTCCCGGTCACGCTCCGAGGCGAATTTTGGGATGCGGCCAATGACCTGCTAGCTGCGTATGACGTCGCCAAAAGGAAATTCAATGGCCTCGCCTATCGGGACAACAAAGTACTGGAAGTGATGGAGAGGAAATGATGAGAAAAGCAATTGTGATCGCGATCGCATTCGCGACGACCCTGTCTGGCTGCGCTCTGCAGCGCATTAAGGATACCGAGGCGCGCGTGGACGATGCCTACGGCGAGCACGCCGCCAGCGCAGCCAGCATGCGAAAGACCCGAGATCGCGCAGTGGAGGTAATCGATCGCCCGTGGGTATCGAAGACGCCAATTACGCGGCCGTCTGCGGCCGCATATCCCGCACCCCTTCAATGCCCAATCACATTTGTCCCTGCCGCTCCGATCAGCGTATTTGAGTTTGGACAAACGGTGACGGCGTTGTGCGGAGTGCCCGTCAGGATCACCCCTGATGCCATCACAGCGCTGAGCGGTGGTGCACGCACCGCCGCCAGGACGCCTGATATGACCCCACCGACGGGATCCGGGGGGCCGATCCCCCCAGGCGGGGTCGGCGCCCTCAGCGCAGGCTCATCGCTGCCCTCGATGTCCGCACGAGACACAACGATCTCCGGCATTCGTTGGGACGGCAAGCCCCTACCGGGGCTGCTCGATGCCGTGACCTCACGACTGGGCTTGAGCTGGACTTTCCGTGATGGCGCCGTCCAGATCCACTACCTGGACACCCGAGTCTTTCGCATATACGCAATCCAGTCCAAGACCAACATGCAGTCTGTCGTGCAATCTGGCACCCAGCTTGCATCATCCGGCACTAGCGGTCAGGGTGCCGCCGGCGCCACGTCTTCCTCAGGCTCAGGCGGGAGCACCGTGTCAGGCGGCTCCACACAGACGACGATGGTTTCGATTGAATCGAACTTGGCGGAGGATGTGGACCGGATGATCAAAAGCATGCTCACTCCAGGTCTGGGCCAATCGAGCTTGTCCGTCAGCACTGGGACCGTGGCGGTCACGGACACGCCGGACGTGCTCAGCCGCATCGCGGCCTATCTCAAAACAGAGAACCGAAACATCACGCGACAGGCCCTTTTCAACATCACCGTGGCAGTCGTGCAGCGGACAGAGACAGATGACCAAGGCCTCGACTTGACTGCTGTGTACAAGTCGCTGAACGGCAACTACGGAATCACTGTCGCCAATGCCTTCACCGCAGCCTCTAGCGCGGGCTCGGCCTCAATCGGAATCTTGGACACCGCAACCGGCACAGCCGGCCAGTTCGCTGGCTCAAAAGCCATTCTCCGCGCGCTGTCGAGCCAAGGTCGCGTATCGATCGTGACACAGCCCTCGGTCACGACCCTCAACTATCAGCCTGTCCCAGTCCAGGTAGCAAAGCAGACCAGCTATCTTGCTGCAGTATCCAACACCGCCACGGCTCAAGTTGGCTCAACCTCGGCGCTCACACCGGGGACCGTCACGACCGGCTTCTCCATGGATCTTCTCCCGTTCATGATCGACAGCGACCAGATGCTGCTGCAGTTCACGATGAACCTCTCAACAGATCCTCGCCTGCGCACGGTCACGAGCGGCGACAACTCCATTGAAGTCCCGGAGGTGGACAGCCGAATCTTCTCCCAACGTGTACGCCTCCGATCAGGTCAGACGCTGATTCTCTCCGGCTTCGAGCAGAACGTCGACCGCGGGAACAGGAGCGGGATGTTCAGCCCATCAAACTGGCTCACGGGCGGTGGGGGCTCCACGAACAATCGACGCGAGGTGGTCGTGATTCTAATCACCCCTATCGTCTTGGATGATGACTCCGAGATTCACGAGTCTGGCGGCAGCGCTGGCGACTACAGAGCAACAGCGAGCTGAGCCTATGGGTCCGAAACAACCAGAACCCGGCCGGGTGATAGTGATCTCGGCCGGCGGAAAGTCCCTCGTTTCCGGTCTGTACTGGCAGACACTTTCGCAACCCCAAAAGGTCATGAAAGAGGCGCGCGAGATCGGCAAGCGAGACGGTATGGACATCGTCGCTATTCGCCGACTGCCCACAATCATCCAGGCCGGCTTTGTGCGCAAGCAAGCGGGAGTTCAGAAAGGCATGTTCAGCCTCGCCTCGATCGTGGCGGACCTGCTGCTGCGTAAAGAGGGGCAGTCCACGCTCGACCCCCTTATTGCGGCCTTCGCGGTCGGAGATGGGCGATTCGCCATTGTCGCGTTCAAGGATGGCGGCGTGGTGCCTGACTCGGACGTTGTTTTCGACACTCTGGCTCAGGCACAGGACGCAGTGCGCGCTCTTTACGCGCTGCTCTCTTCCAAGGGGAAGGAAGTCACCGTCTACGCCCCATCCGAGCTCGACTTTGGCGGTGATGCATCTGTCACGCTGGAGGTACTCGCCCGAGCTGCCACGCGCGATCACAAGCTAAAGCCGCTTCGCTTCGGGCTGAGTCGCCGCGAATGGCTTCTCCTGGCCCTTTCGGTGGCGGCGATCATCGCGCTCACCATCGTCTATATGGTCTGGCGCCAGCACGAACGCGAGCGCGAAGAACGCCTTGAACGGCTCCGCCAGGCCGAGCTGGAGCGCGTTCGGAAAGATAGTGGCCAGGACGTTCGGCCTGCCGCTTTGGTACATCCATGGACGACTACGCCCTCCGTGCCCGCGATGATTTCGCACTGCATAGCAGCCGCGAGATCGACACCACTGGATGTCGCTGCATGGGAACTCCGCGCGCAAAACTGCACGCCGAGTTCATACGAGGCGGCATATGCGCGGCGGCCCGGCGCCACGGTCATGGAGTTCAGAGCAGCAGCGGCAGCGGTGTTTCCCCCGGGATACGCCGTGTCGATCCAGGCGGACGCCGACCAAGCGACAGTGCGCGTCATGTCCAAAGCGCCTGCGGGAGGCGACGACGAGATGCTGGAGATCGGACACAGGGTGGATAGCCTTGTCTCCCACCTCCAGAAGCAGCTTATTCCGATCAAGGTCGCGCCAAAGGCTCCGCCTACTCACAGCACCCCCAACGAGCAGGTAGGCGAGCCCGCCCCGGACTGGAGCACTGCGACCTTCGAAATCGTCAGTGATTGGCCTGCCGCCTCCGTCTTCGCCGGTTTTGACACGCGCGGCGTGCGGCTGCTGGAGCAGTCTACGTCCCTCAAGGAGAGAAAGCTCTCCTACACGCTTAAAGGAGAGATCTATGGAAAGTAAGAACGTATTTGGCCTAGCGGCGTTCGTCGCTCTGATGCTCGGACCTGTCTCCCACGCGGTCGGGCAAGTCGCGCGCTCGCCCGACTCTGGCCCCGCAACCGCGAGCACCCTCGCAGACCTCGCCGAAATCCAGCTACGCAGGCTCACTTATGAAGCGCTGACCGGAATGAATGAAGCAAAACTGGCCTACGAAAAGACGTCTCGCGTCGAAGATCGCAGTGCGACCGGCGTTCCTACGGTTCGGTCTGTACAAGGGATTGGAGGGAAGCTATCCGCCATTTTGGTGTACGCGGGCGGCGCGCAGGCCACAGCTCGCGCAGGCGAGGACATCCCCGGAGGCTATCGCGTGAAATCAATTTCCGTAGACAGGGTGGTCCTTACGCGGAACGGTCAAGACCTACGCCTGGGCTTCTCGGCGGAAGCCCCCCAAAGCGTTACCGAGGGCTCTGTTCGCCTGACGTCTCCCTTCCCCGGGGCCGCGGTTCCATTCCAGCCTGGAAGGTAAACATAAATGGACACCACCATCCATGCCCCCAACTCGCCCGAAGGCCAGAACGAGACACTCGCCCCGCCCATGGCGCCTGCACGCCGAGTTCAGAATCTCAGCGCTGTCGGCGGGGACTGGCAGGCGCCTGAGTACGTAATCGACCGCGTCGTGCTGGCCGACGACGGCGTCCTGTACGTGGACGAAGAGCACAGCGACGATATGCGTGTGATGTCATACATATCGCGCCTTCGCCTCAACCGAGTAAGTTTCGAACTGCGGACGGTCAGTCACACCGAGATCAAACGCCTACAGCAGTCCGCGAAGGACGGCGCTGCGCTCTCCATGGCCGAAGGCCTCGGAAACACCAAGACCGCCCAGCAAGAACAGATCAATCGAATGATCTCCGAGGCAGCGAGCCTGGGCGCGAGCGACATTCACTTTCTTCCCGACGTCGATAAGACGTATGTGAAATACCGAATCAACGGCATTCCGGAGAGTCGATTCACCCTGGAGCGCGCCGTGGCGGAGGACCTAATCTCCACGCTCTACACGTCGATGTGCGAGAAGCCCGACAACTACGAGCCGTCCCGAAAGCAGAACGCTCGACTCATGGAGCGCTACGCCCGCCAGTCGGGATTGTTTGTTTGCCGGATTGCGACTGGCCCAGCGGCACGCGGTCGAAAGCTCGTCATCCGTCTCTATCCCGATACCGGAGACTCGCCGAAGTCCATGGCGGAGCTCGGCTACCTGCCCGAACAATGTGCCCAAATTCGATCATTCGGCCGCAAGACGTCCGGAATCGTATTGGTGACAGGGACCACTGGCTCGGGCAAGTCCACCACACTGAACCACTACCTGAAGCAAGCGTTGCTGCAAGCAGAAGGGGAGCTCATCGTCGCGACGGCCGAAGACCCCGTCGAGCAGCCCATTCGGGTGGTCACCGTCCGCAATGGCGCCGAGGCCGTCTACGTGGCAGTTCAGGAACCGATTATCCCGGCAGGCACCAGCGAAGAAGACGTTGAAGCAGCGTGGGTCGATGCCATCGATCACATGCTGAGGTCAGATCCGGACTCGATTCTGATCGGCGAGATTCGTGGGAAGGCCTCGGTGAGAGCTGCTATCCGCGCAGCGCTAACCGGCCACCCTACCCTTGCAACGCTGCACGTCAAGGATGCTATGAGCGCTTTTGACAGGCTCGAAGATTCCGGCGTGCCACGCAATTTGCTCACCGATCCAACCCTGTTCATCGGCATCATCAACCAGGCCCTAGTTCCGGTCCTATGTCGGCATTGCAGCAAGCCGTTCGCCAAAGCGGAGGGCGAACTTGAGCCGGGGCTTCGCGACCGGGTTAGGCGAGTCTGCGACGTATCGGGTGTTCGGATTCGAGGCGAGGGCTGCTCGCATTGCCGCCGCGGCCTGGTCGGACGTACCGTCTGCGCCGAAGTGGTGTCCCCGACCCCCTCACTGATGTCGGTCTACCGTAAGAACGGGACGTTCGCTGCGCAGAAATATTGGGTGCAGGAGATGGGTGGCGTAACCCAGTGCGGGCATCTGATCCGATTGATCGAAGCAGGCCGCGTGGATCCGGATCTCGGCGAGCTTATGGTTCGGCCGCTAGACAGCGACGACTGGCTCGCTGAAGGCATAGGGCCGCGCAAGGCCAGGCGCACGCGCCGCGCCCAGCGGACACTCTTCAACCGCCGGAGCTCTCGTCATGGCAAAGCTTAGCTCGCGTCGCCGCATAGTGATCTACCGAACCCTCTACGCCATGGCGCGATCGAAGGTTCCGGTCTTCGACGCCCTTGTCGACATTCAGAAGGCGCATAGCCGCAATGGTCGCCGCCCGAAGGCGACTATCGCGGTCTTCGCACACGAGGTGCTAGTGCGCCTTTCCAGCGGGATGAGCGGCGATCGGTTTTCCGAGGCACTCGAAGGTTGGCTTCCGGGCACCGAGATCTCTATGCTCGCTTCAGCCCAGAAAGCGGGGGACATCGCCACCGGGTGCGAAGACGCCATAAAGCACATCAAGCGCCAGGCACGTGTCCGCGCCGCAATTATTAGCGCTGTCGCGTACCCGGCAGTGAT from Achromobacter xylosoxidans includes the following:
- a CDS encoding TrbG/VirB9 family P-type conjugative transfer protein, with protein sequence MRQAISLLAAVIAVLCVGVPAHAQESDVRAEVAQAQKRAGTGPNAAVPMPLDARLVTFNFDRDYDYPVLMRPFTMVHLEFAAGEILKGYYASDTSASRWTFKPARTKRDLFVMSKGDNLLNTATIITNLRTYQVTFVSASKGSYYKRVNWAADPDQDSAVAGLDTFGGNGPMPASPNGPMGSAEWDAPAPAVRSGSSSRAHQGGRPADIVDISKANFDYRVEGSAPFKPAMVFDDGKFTWIQLPADVQEIPAIFALGADGTAELVNFTVRRNYFVVQRLFPDGALLKLRKDEVRIFNRRGKACGLFGCGVSGVKNLNSATYP
- a CDS encoding TrbI/VirB10 family protein, with the protein product MSAAPSPSSSPSPQRRTAVSRGLIKIVLITFIAVVLGFVLVRRLAGIAPESAADARARKEEQERAAKEAGNPFAVQRLIADQLRDRLSRNEEAAPKPSNAPQIADQAPTTEPTRTEADARRIEDHRNTVTIAQQEDLSAVEIGFWESQDADEPQTTIGRSSHRDPAGAEAALRDVSTVATAAGIDTSGFSAGGIPGAQPAGGPANTVGQVVGPQASAGRQAGTPGNIKPPLFASAAPSPYYIREGWIIPAVIQQSLNTDAPGTFRAMVTSDVYDSLRGEHLLIERGTALTGEVSTDIAEGQSRILMSVNRMDFPSGGRVALGGWDISDRTGAAGIAAQVDDHFWQRFGSAFGVAAVAALAGHYDKSQNVTINVGSGGSNSGNATSTLTGTAGQALSDTVRQILQRNQSIKRTLTLEPADKINIVVARDLVLDPNIVRSY
- a CDS encoding TcpQ domain-containing protein; protein product: MQNRLTHLIVIAWAALMPPIATAAQPEFSAPVPAVYEFNWKQAGDSGISPVQIFDNGKRVYLQFAPGTEIPAIFADAPGGRILLAWEAQSPYIVVPHMEARLAFRLGKREAVAWRAGIPPEGSYTGLATPARQTGSAAVPATREQLAFRRTAADAAAGPDPSYKPIVAPAPALQATAQPLVASMPDGSSLAAFMGVALGGPIAEPKTGDSRSGADVIAPGGATLAPVTTVDVTAATSTAPPVPPPPPVQEWHAETGKTVQQTLDGWAQAAGWQPVKWHPDFDYIIEVPVTLRGEFWDAANDLLAAYDVAKRKFNGLAYRDNKVLEVMERK
- a CDS encoding PilN family type IVB pilus formation outer membrane protein; amino-acid sequence: MMRKAIVIAIAFATTLSGCALQRIKDTEARVDDAYGEHAASAASMRKTRDRAVEVIDRPWVSKTPITRPSAAAYPAPLQCPITFVPAAPISVFEFGQTVTALCGVPVRITPDAITALSGGARTAARTPDMTPPTGSGGPIPPGGVGALSAGSSLPSMSARDTTISGIRWDGKPLPGLLDAVTSRLGLSWTFRDGAVQIHYLDTRVFRIYAIQSKTNMQSVVQSGTQLASSGTSGQGAAGATSSSGSGGSTVSGGSTQTTMVSIESNLAEDVDRMIKSMLTPGLGQSSLSVSTGTVAVTDTPDVLSRIAAYLKTENRNITRQALFNITVAVVQRTETDDQGLDLTAVYKSLNGNYGITVANAFTAASSAGSASIGILDTATGTAGQFAGSKAILRALSSQGRVSIVTQPSVTTLNYQPVPVQVAKQTSYLAAVSNTATAQVGSTSALTPGTVTTGFSMDLLPFMIDSDQMLLQFTMNLSTDPRLRTVTSGDNSIEVPEVDSRIFSQRVRLRSGQTLILSGFEQNVDRGNRSGMFSPSNWLTGGGGSTNNRREVVVILITPIVLDDDSEIHESGGSAGDYRATAS
- the pilO2 gene encoding type 4b pilus protein PilO2; amino-acid sequence: MGPKQPEPGRVIVISAGGKSLVSGLYWQTLSQPQKVMKEAREIGKRDGMDIVAIRRLPTIIQAGFVRKQAGVQKGMFSLASIVADLLLRKEGQSTLDPLIAAFAVGDGRFAIVAFKDGGVVPDSDVVFDTLAQAQDAVRALYALLSSKGKEVTVYAPSELDFGGDASVTLEVLARAATRDHKLKPLRFGLSRREWLLLALSVAAIIALTIVYMVWRQHEREREERLERLRQAELERVRKDSGQDVRPAALVHPWTTTPSVPAMISHCIAAARSTPLDVAAWELRAQNCTPSSYEAAYARRPGATVMEFRAAAAAVFPPGYAVSIQADADQATVRVMSKAPAGGDDEMLEIGHRVDSLVSHLQKQLIPIKVAPKAPPTHSTPNEQVGEPAPDWSTATFEIVSDWPAASVFAGFDTRGVRLLEQSTSLKERKLSYTLKGEIYGK
- the pilP gene encoding type IV pilus biogenesis protein PilP, which codes for MNEAKLAYEKTSRVEDRSATGVPTVRSVQGIGGKLSAILVYAGGAQATARAGEDIPGGYRVKSISVDRVVLTRNGQDLRLGFSAEAPQSVTEGSVRLTSPFPGAAVPFQPGR
- a CDS encoding GspE/PulE family protein, which encodes MDTTIHAPNSPEGQNETLAPPMAPARRVQNLSAVGGDWQAPEYVIDRVVLADDGVLYVDEEHSDDMRVMSYISRLRLNRVSFELRTVSHTEIKRLQQSAKDGAALSMAEGLGNTKTAQQEQINRMISEAASLGASDIHFLPDVDKTYVKYRINGIPESRFTLERAVAEDLISTLYTSMCEKPDNYEPSRKQNARLMERYARQSGLFVCRIATGPAARGRKLVIRLYPDTGDSPKSMAELGYLPEQCAQIRSFGRKTSGIVLVTGTTGSGKSTTLNHYLKQALLQAEGELIVATAEDPVEQPIRVVTVRNGAEAVYVAVQEPIIPAGTSEEDVEAAWVDAIDHMLRSDPDSILIGEIRGKASVRAAIRAALTGHPTLATLHVKDAMSAFDRLEDSGVPRNLLTDPTLFIGIINQALVPVLCRHCSKPFAKAEGELEPGLRDRVRRVCDVSGVRIRGEGCSHCRRGLVGRTVCAEVVSPTPSLMSVYRKNGTFAAQKYWVQEMGGVTQCGHLIRLIEAGRVDPDLGELMVRPLDSDDWLAEGIGPRKARRTRRAQRTLFNRRSSRHGKA